Genomic segment of Mercurialis annua linkage group LG6, ddMerAnnu1.2, whole genome shotgun sequence:
TCTCAATGCAATCTATTAAAAGCAATAGGATCAGGAATTAGCACCATCCTGCATGTAGGCATTAACCAACATGAGTAAGCAATGAACAAGAAAATTATGAGACAACCTTCCCAGTTCTTGCAATTTCTCTGATTCCAAACTTGCTTAGGTTTCTCTGAACAGCAACCATCTTTCCTGGATCTCCAGTTACCTATCATATGTATTGAAACTTTTTCACTAGAAATTTATGACTCCACACggacaaacaaattcaaaagttcaaATAATTTTCAGTCAACAAAATGCATTATACAGAAAAGTAAGTGTTTTGcggataaattttaaaaataaaattcaattatacTCAAAATCACACTTCAAAACCCGTAATAGTTTCACGATGTACAATGTTTCCTATAGCACAATATGATGAACAGAAGGCGTGTTTATCCCATACAACCGTTGTGCCACGTCaattttacaacaagccaatgagcatttgcgataagaaatcttttaattattacttaaattttttatcatcCAATTTTCCACATGCCTAACGCACTTTTGGTTTGTTGCTCGAATGACATAGCACATCGGTAGTGTTGTATGATTTTCCCAGAAGAAGATATAGGAAAGGTCATaaacaacaaacaaacaagtaaaagaaaacaaatttcacagattttaaaattatccaTATATAACACAAAAAAGGGACTGACAACGAGTATTTCATGCCAAATTCAACCATGAAACTCGTTCTAGAGCGACAATACATAGCAAACCGACATTCACAAGTTATTACCAATTCCTGTTTATGGCAATTGACATCTTTGAAGATGAAATACCTGCTTGTTGTAACACAAAAAACTGCATTGTGGCAGGAAGCAAGACAAATGAAAACACCTTAAAACACTCTTCTACAGCTAAGTACATGCAATGGAGCCTTAGATAGCTAACTGAAAGATGATAACAAATTTATGTGATCAAGAAAAACAGAACACTTATGATGATTTTTGCAAGAAGTGTAGTCGAAAACACTAGTAACTGGAAAGAATAAGCTCGACAAAGCAAAGAATTTATATGAATGTTCAATAAGCTCAATGTACTTATATATGTTGGATTGGATCAATTGAGAACATGGTACTCAGAAATCCATAGCAAAGTCAAATTATGACAAATCAAACTTCATGTGAAGGAAAAAAATTCCAGAATTTGTGGAAATTTACCTCTTTTTAACTCTGATACATGGGCCAAATTGTTACCAATATCAGTtactataactattttataatttgtgaGCATGGTTATTCAGAAACCGTGACCTACTGAATGTCCATGGCAATGGAACATACTTGTAATAATTCCTATGTTTAAAAGTCAGCACATAACAGAAAATACTATCAACGGATGGTATTATACAATGCAATTTTCATATTCTAGAGACTAATGAACAAATACATTCGAACAAGTGGAGCAAGTTTGAAGAGGTGGACAATTGGTAATATTTGATAGAGTGATGTCAACAACAAGATTCAATCAAGTTTTTCGTTGGCTCAAGGTTACACAAGTACCGAACTACCTGATGCTGAAAATACAACTTGATAGAGTATAAATATTAGGATACACCAAAGAGTATTATCAACAAAAGGTAAAATCTCCTACATTTATGATCAGCTGCGGTATAAAGAATATGCTTGTGGATGTATACAGTTAGTACTTACTTTATTCACATCTATCCCTATCACCTACGTGTTTAGGAAATTCAGCCTAAAACTGGTTTTCTCATGGAGTCACTTGTCTAAATCATTTAAGCTAATACGCAATACAGTAAGATATAATACATTCATGTTCACATGCTTAATGATTTTTTATTCTACTTTCATGGAgaagtttacaaatttttacCTCAATTGTTAATGAGTGCTCTGAAATATCCACAATTTTTGCTCTGAAAATGTCCACCAACCACATGATCTGAAAATTATTCAAGGAACAAAAACAACTAGCTGACTTTCTTTTGGAACTAACAAAGACAATTAATAGTCAACAACCACAGCGTCACTATATAATTACCTCAGCACGGTAATTAGGATCCGCATTCACTTTTATTAGCATTAGCTCGCGTTCCACTTGTGGCTCACTGGAAAGATCTTCAACCTAGATATCCATTTATGATTGTCATACAAACAAAATACAAGATAGAAGTGAATGGCACGAGTTTCTTTCTTTTAAAGGATAATTGATTATGGCTACCTTTTCATACGGCATCAACGTAGAATTGGAATTGGATGTTACTTATCTTTATTCTACTATTGACTAATAAAAAGACGCAAAATCTAAAATGTGCAGAAAGATTATTAATCACtgaaaaaaagacaaaatattCTTATTTATATTGCAAACCTTCATAACATTGACTAGCTTCTGAAGCTGCTCGACAACTTGCTGTAGGACTCTTTCAGTTCCGGAAACAACTATAGTGAAAAGAGCCTTATCCTTATTTAAACCAACAGCAAGAGATTCAATATTGTACCCTCTCCTTGCAAAAACGCCAGCAATCCTATTAATCATACCACTTTCGTCCCCGACATATACAGAGATTGTATGCCTCCTAACTCTGAAATAGTTCAataccaacaaaaaaaaaagcaacagatcaataattaacaaaatcaagAAAACTGAATCATTCAGCTTCAAATGTTTTATACCTTTGTTTGGCAAGTCTATAAATGCAAGAATTCAGTTCTTTTACATCAATTAGGGCATTTTGAAATAATTGAAACTATGCTAAAACagacaaaaaaaatcaagaattcatttcatttcataTCAATTAACCTATTATACATGAATTCTTCGACATAATGCATAGAATAATCATAAATTAGGATGACCCAGGTGAGGAATTAAAGCTATTGGATGTTGAACATTAAAAAGATTATAACAGTGACATACTTGGAGGAGGTggcaggaggaggaggaggagcagAGCCATTACTGGACAAAACGGCGTTGTTTTGGTGATTATCAGCAGATGATGCTGATGTTGCAGAGACTATGGATTTGCTTCTAGGCTGATAGTAATTGGGGTTTGTGGATTTAGAGATTGCTAAGGAAATGGGTAGTGTTCTTCTTGAGACTCCAATTGTACTGCTGAGAATGCAAtccgatgatgatgatgatgatgatgatgatgatgatggttttAGGGTGTGGAGTGTGACGGAGCTAGTCGAAGCTACAGCCGCCATTGTCAGAGTGAGTAGGTGTTGGGTGTTGCAGACGGGAGACCTTCTATTGGTAGTAACGAActgtttgttttttcttttcttttctttttggctaataatcaccgaggGTTCTCGACTTTTACCCTAATCTTCTTtaaaccccctatactttcaaaagttTCCCGAAACCCCCCAGACTTTATGACGGCTCCTCCCACGGTCCATATGGACGAAACTACCATTTAATTTTTGGCGGCTgtcatttgtttttgaaaaaaaaaatagtggcGCCATATGTCAGTTAACACGTCATTTAttgtcaataaaaaattaaaacatccaAAATACCCCCTAAAagaattaaaccaaatcaaaatttaaccaCACGTAATCAAACCCAACCCGCCGGTCAACCAATTTACCACCGACCGCCGCCCGCCAACCCGAACCACTCACCGCCGCCCGCCAACCCAGACCACTCATCGCCACCCGCCGCCGACCAAAccgatctgttcttggagaaaaCGGGTAACAACCCGTCTTCTCAAGATCtgggaagacgagcagcagctcgtcttctcaggtgagaagggGAAGACGAGCAGCACCTCGTCTTCTCCCCTGATAAGACGAGTTGATGCTCGTCTTCCAAGATCTGAGAGGACGAGCTGTTGCTCGTCTTCTCATATTTGAGAAGTCGGacgtcttctcaggtgagaagacgACGAGCTTTGTCgttttctcacctgagaagatgaCCAGAGACGGGTTCGGTTGCGGCTCTGAGAAGACGAGCTactgctcgtcttctcagaaACGGTCGTCTTCTCAAGTGAGAAGACGATGAACTTGGTCGTTTTCTCATCTGAGAAGATGACCGCAGGCGGGTTCGGTTGCAATGATTGGTTGCTTTGAATGtgttgatttggtttgattttttatttttatttttaattaaattataatagttgtaggggtgttttgggtgtttcaatttttttttagatattttagcctattttcaattctaccttaacgttgaaaactggtcaattatactctattttgcattttctcgTTTGAATTGTATCCTTAAGcatcaaattgacatttttttaaatttagaaaaagttcaaataaattcttcaaattaaatgtcaatttaatgcaaaaaggatcaatttgaagaattgttttgaactttttttcaaataaaaaaaagtcaatcaAATATTTAAGGGTACAACTGAAAcgagaaaatgcaaaatagagtaaaattgaccagttttcaacgtcaagATGGATTAAAAAGGggataaaatatcatatttttagaCA
This window contains:
- the LOC126687380 gene encoding acetolactate synthase small subunit 1, chloroplastic-like; this encodes MAAVASTSSVTLHTLKPSSSSSSSSSSSDCILSSTIGVSRRTLPISLAISKSTNPNYYQPRSKSIVSATSASSADNHQNNAVLSSNGSAPPPPPATSSKVRRHTISVYVGDESGMINRIAGVFARRGYNIESLAVGLNKDKALFTIVVSGTERVLQQVVEQLQKLVNVMKVEDLSSEPQVERELMLIKVNADPNYRAEIMWLVDIFRAKIVDISEHSLTIEVTGDPGKMVAVQRNLSKFGIREIARTGKIALRREKMGECAPFWRFSAASYPDLGEIRQNDALLGSKSRVVVGEDQMSAGGDVYPVESSDSYAVTQVLDAHWGVLNEEDTTGLRSHTLTMLVNDSPGVLNIVTGVFARRGYNIQSLAVGHAETEGLSRITTVVPGTDESISKLVQQLYKLIDLHEVRDLTHLPFAERELMLIKIAVNAAARRDVLDIATIFRAKAVDVSDHTITLELTGDLDKMVALQRLLEPYGICEVARTGRIASVRESGVDSKYLRGYSFPI